The proteins below come from a single Maridesulfovibrio frigidus DSM 17176 genomic window:
- the fba gene encoding class II fructose-1,6-bisphosphate aldolase, whose translation MPLVSPKEMFEGAYAGGYAIGAFNVNNMEIIQGIMEAGSEENAPLILQVSAGARKYAGQGYIVKLMEAALAKTDLPVVLHLDHGPTFEMCKEVIDGGFTSVMIDGSHLPFDENIALTKQVVTYAHDKGVWVEAELGRLAGIEEDVSSDEHIYTDPDEAVEFVDRTGCDSLAVAIGTSHGAYKFTGEAKLDFDRLDKISALMPKLPIVLHGASSVVQEYVKMANDFGGDIGGAKGVPEDLLRKAASKAVCKINIDTDIRLAMTAVVRKYLAENPTEFDPRGYLGEARKAVKEMVRHKITNVLGCSNKA comes from the coding sequence ATGCCACTCGTTTCGCCTAAAGAAATGTTCGAAGGAGCATATGCCGGTGGTTACGCCATTGGAGCATTTAACGTAAACAACATGGAAATCATTCAGGGAATCATGGAAGCAGGAAGCGAAGAAAACGCTCCCCTAATCCTTCAGGTTTCCGCAGGTGCTCGCAAATATGCAGGTCAGGGATACATCGTTAAATTGATGGAAGCTGCTCTTGCAAAGACCGATCTACCTGTTGTTCTCCATCTTGATCACGGCCCTACCTTCGAAATGTGTAAAGAAGTCATCGACGGCGGATTTACATCTGTAATGATTGATGGTTCACATCTTCCGTTTGATGAAAATATTGCTCTGACCAAACAGGTTGTAACCTACGCGCATGATAAAGGCGTATGGGTTGAAGCTGAACTTGGCCGCTTAGCAGGTATTGAAGAAGATGTTTCTTCTGACGAACATATTTATACTGATCCTGATGAAGCAGTTGAATTTGTTGATCGCACAGGTTGTGATTCACTAGCTGTTGCAATCGGAACAAGCCACGGCGCATACAAATTTACCGGAGAAGCAAAACTGGACTTTGATCGTCTAGACAAAATCTCCGCATTGATGCCAAAGCTTCCAATCGTACTTCACGGCGCATCAAGCGTTGTGCAGGAATATGTGAAAATGGCAAACGACTTCGGTGGTGACATTGGCGGAGCTAAGGGTGTTCCTGAAGATCTGCTCCGCAAAGCCGCTTCAAAAGCTGTTTGTAAAATTAATATTGATACCGATATCCGCCTTGCAATGACAGCTGTAGTACGCAAGTACCTCGCTGAAAATCCAACGGAATTTGACCCTAGAGGTTACCTCGGTGAAGCTCGCAAAGCTGTGAAAGAAATGGTTCGCCACAAAATCACAAACGTTTTGGGATGCTCTAATAAAGCATAG
- the surE gene encoding 5'/3'-nucleotidase SurE — protein sequence MNILLTNDDGIEAVGLRALYHSMKKAGLSVQVVAPVTEQSAVGHAISLSSPLRVKEFEEDGFSGLGVYGTPVDCVKLAMTTLLENKPDIVISGINNGANTGVDILYSGTVSAATEGALMGIPGLAVSYDDFNPTDLTEQADYCVKMLSKLPWDSMAEKTVLNLNFPALPIADTQEIKFCRHTRVSWKDWYHVRQDPRGRPYYWLDGIMPKDNISPGTDRDLLTKGYITMTPLHFDFTNREAIATLEKSFGQ from the coding sequence ATGAACATACTTTTGACAAATGATGACGGAATCGAAGCCGTCGGCTTAAGAGCCCTTTATCACAGCATGAAAAAAGCTGGGTTATCTGTACAAGTTGTAGCTCCTGTCACAGAGCAATCTGCTGTTGGACATGCTATTTCTTTATCTTCGCCGCTTCGTGTTAAAGAATTTGAGGAAGACGGATTTTCTGGACTTGGTGTCTACGGCACGCCTGTAGACTGCGTTAAGCTGGCAATGACGACACTACTTGAAAATAAGCCGGACATTGTTATTTCCGGCATTAACAACGGTGCGAATACTGGAGTTGATATACTCTACTCTGGTACGGTATCAGCTGCAACTGAAGGTGCGCTCATGGGAATTCCGGGATTGGCCGTTTCTTATGACGACTTCAACCCTACGGATCTTACTGAGCAGGCAGATTACTGCGTCAAAATGCTTAGTAAATTACCGTGGGATAGCATGGCTGAGAAAACTGTTCTCAATTTAAATTTCCCAGCACTCCCGATTGCGGACACGCAAGAAATAAAATTTTGCCGCCACACACGGGTATCGTGGAAAGATTGGTATCATGTTCGTCAGGACCCGCGTGGGCGTCCATATTACTGGCTTGACGGTATCATGCCAAAGGACAATATCAGTCCCGGCACTGATAGAGATCTGCTTACAAAGGGGTATATCACTATGACCCCACTTCATTTTGATTTTACAAATCGTGAAGCAATTGCAACTCTCGAAAAGTCCTTTGGTCAATAA
- the tmk gene encoding dTMP kinase has product MFITFEGIEGTGKTTQIKKLVKFLEESGHNVDVTLEPGGSRIGKELRKILLNMESTDITGQCELFLYLADRAQHVSQVIKPALEAGKIIISDRFADSTIVYQGYGRSLEPLLLRELNEVAVSGCWPNLTILLDIEPELGLRRATTRNMDENKTLEEGRFEAESIDFHSRVREGYLTWAALNNDRIKIINADQTPDEIFSQIKEKVLEALQKRDA; this is encoded by the coding sequence ATGTTCATTACCTTTGAAGGTATAGAGGGTACCGGAAAAACGACACAGATTAAAAAGCTTGTAAAATTTCTTGAAGAGTCCGGGCACAATGTTGATGTGACACTTGAGCCAGGCGGCAGCAGAATCGGTAAAGAGTTGCGTAAAATACTTCTTAATATGGAAAGTACTGATATTACCGGTCAGTGCGAGTTATTTCTGTACCTTGCAGACAGAGCTCAGCACGTAAGTCAGGTTATTAAGCCAGCACTTGAAGCTGGCAAAATCATTATATCAGACCGTTTTGCAGATTCTACCATTGTCTATCAAGGATATGGACGGAGTCTTGAACCTTTGCTTTTGCGAGAACTTAATGAGGTTGCAGTATCTGGCTGCTGGCCGAATTTAACCATTTTACTGGACATTGAGCCGGAACTGGGACTCAGAAGAGCCACAACCCGTAATATGGACGAAAACAAGACCCTTGAAGAAGGACGTTTCGAGGCAGAATCAATTGATTTCCATTCAAGAGTCCGTGAAGGGTATTTAACATGGGCGGCATTGAATAATGACAGAATTAAAATTATTAATGCTGATCAAACCCCCGATGAAATTTTTTCTCAAATAAAAGAAAAAGTTTTAGAGGCCCTTCAAAAAAGGGACGCATAG
- a CDS encoding M15 family metallopeptidase domain-containing protein produces MKKDKIMFIQELLNKNGANLVVDGIAGQATLAEIKAIPQIPDNWTDEKCLIGYIQVMAKAKNLLSGIIDGGWNIGTTSAYAVLRSRNGQRDEVSISTWPNQSANELLNYYGPVGENQVRLHLPYPHKLAWDKGTIVNSYLCHEKVHDSLERVLTQTFSHYGQGRIEELRLNLWGGCLNVRPMRAGKRTSTHSWGIAVDYDPDNNKFRWDSDKATFAKPEYDAWWSFWEAEGWTSLGRAKNKDWMHIQAANF; encoded by the coding sequence ATGAAGAAAGATAAAATAATGTTTATTCAGGAATTACTCAATAAAAACGGAGCGAACCTAGTTGTGGATGGAATTGCCGGTCAGGCTACTTTAGCTGAAATTAAAGCTATTCCGCAAATACCTGACAATTGGACAGACGAAAAATGTCTGATTGGATATATTCAAGTTATGGCTAAAGCTAAGAATTTGTTATCCGGGATAATTGACGGAGGTTGGAATATAGGAACAACATCTGCTTATGCTGTTCTTAGGTCGCGCAACGGTCAAAGAGATGAGGTCTCAATTTCAACATGGCCTAACCAATCCGCAAATGAATTACTAAATTATTACGGGCCGGTTGGTGAAAACCAAGTACGATTGCATTTGCCATATCCACATAAACTGGCTTGGGATAAAGGCACTATTGTTAATTCATATCTGTGTCATGAAAAAGTTCACGACAGCCTTGAAAGAGTCCTGACACAAACATTTTCTCATTACGGACAAGGAAGAATTGAGGAACTGCGCCTTAACCTTTGGGGAGGTTGCTTGAACGTCCGTCCAATGAGAGCTGGGAAAAGAACGTCAACCCATAGCTGGGGAATTGCTGTGGATTATGATCCCGATAATAATAAGTTTAGATGGGATAGCGATAAAGCGACTTTCGCAAAGCCTGAATATGATGCGTGGTGGAGTTTTTGGGAAGCAGAAGGGTGGACCAGTCTAGGGCGAGCAAAAAACAAAGATTGGATGCATATTCAAGCCGCTAACTTTTGA
- a CDS encoding HD-GYP domain-containing protein, with translation MKDIIDIVGAQNKQNETQLNIVQQTIHQFAESLGNAIDAKDSCTSSHSEDVAVITQEICLQMGLCQEDCTALHIAGHLHDIGKIGIPDSILNKKGGLTDAEYEVIKQHPVTGAGIVGPVEFFSGDNGIARMILHHHERFDGRGYPEGLKGEDIPLGARIIAVADTISAMMQDRPYRDAIPFEQVVKEIVNCSGTQFDPTVVDAFLIISDKIEKYVCEINPAYDGSSFFPKL, from the coding sequence ATGAAAGATATAATAGATATTGTTGGTGCGCAAAATAAGCAAAATGAGACTCAGCTAAATATTGTTCAACAAACAATTCATCAATTTGCCGAATCTCTAGGTAATGCAATTGATGCGAAGGATAGTTGCACCAGTTCTCATTCAGAAGATGTTGCAGTTATTACGCAGGAAATTTGCCTTCAAATGGGGCTTTGCCAAGAGGATTGCACGGCATTGCATATTGCAGGGCATTTACATGATATTGGTAAAATTGGTATTCCAGATTCGATTCTCAATAAAAAAGGCGGACTGACTGATGCTGAATATGAAGTCATTAAACAGCACCCCGTCACGGGAGCGGGGATAGTAGGTCCTGTTGAATTCTTTTCCGGTGATAATGGCATAGCTCGGATGATTTTACACCATCACGAAAGATTCGACGGGCGTGGATACCCTGAGGGGTTGAAGGGTGAAGATATACCCTTAGGCGCTCGTATAATAGCTGTGGCGGATACTATTTCCGCAATGATGCAGGATCGTCCGTATCGGGACGCAATCCCTTTTGAACAAGTAGTAAAAGAAATTGTAAACTGTTCTGGAACACAGTTCGATCCAACGGTCGTGGATGCTTTTTTGATCATATCGGATAAAATAGAAAAGTATGTTTGTGAGATTAATCCTGCTTATGACGGTTCATCCTTTTTTCCAAAGCTCTGA
- the gap gene encoding type I glyceraldehyde-3-phosphate dehydrogenase: protein MAVKVGINGFGRIGRYLTRLIHDSKDLDLVAVNARASNEDLALLLKHDSVQGTFAADVEPNEKGFTVNGKQIIVTRCAPGEWTWGELGCDVVVESTGSFRDRENCEKMIACGAKKVVISAPGIDADTTIVIGVNDEDLKPEHNIVSAASCTTNCLAPVAKVINDTFGIERGLMTTVHAYTMSQRVLDGSHKDIRRARACAVNIVPTTTGAAKAVSLVIPELKGKLDGMSVRVPTPNVSLVDLTCDLARETTAEEVNAVLKKAANDSLGYTEMPLVSQDYLGDTHGGVVDGPLTAVMDGKMLKLIIWYDNEASFTNQLVRLTTKVANMI from the coding sequence ATGGCAGTAAAAGTTGGTATTAATGGGTTTGGCAGAATCGGTCGTTATCTCACTAGACTTATTCACGATAGCAAAGATCTTGATCTTGTTGCGGTAAATGCACGCGCTTCTAACGAAGATCTTGCACTCCTTCTGAAGCATGATTCCGTACAGGGAACATTTGCGGCAGATGTTGAGCCGAATGAGAAAGGTTTTACCGTTAATGGTAAGCAGATTATAGTTACCCGTTGCGCACCCGGTGAATGGACTTGGGGCGAGCTAGGTTGTGACGTTGTCGTTGAATCCACAGGGAGTTTCCGCGATCGTGAAAATTGCGAAAAAATGATTGCTTGCGGCGCGAAAAAAGTTGTTATAAGTGCTCCTGGAATTGATGCCGATACTACCATAGTAATTGGTGTTAACGATGAAGATCTTAAGCCTGAACACAACATCGTATCTGCGGCATCCTGTACCACTAACTGCCTTGCTCCAGTAGCGAAAGTTATTAACGACACATTTGGTATTGAACGCGGTCTTATGACCACCGTTCACGCCTACACAATGAGCCAGAGAGTTCTTGACGGTTCCCATAAAGATATTCGCAGAGCAAGAGCTTGTGCGGTCAATATCGTTCCAACAACAACTGGTGCGGCCAAAGCTGTATCTTTAGTTATTCCGGAACTTAAGGGTAAACTTGATGGTATGTCAGTTCGCGTCCCTACTCCGAACGTTTCACTTGTAGACCTTACCTGTGATCTTGCTAGAGAAACCACAGCAGAAGAAGTCAACGCAGTTCTTAAAAAAGCTGCCAATGATAGCTTGGGCTACACAGAAATGCCGCTTGTTTCCCAGGATTACCTTGGCGACACTCACGGCGGAGTTGTTGACGGACCGCTTACAGCTGTTATGGATGGAAAAATGCTCAAGCTCATCATTTGGTATGACAATGAAGCAAGTTTCACCAACCAGCTCGTTCGTTTAACTACAAAAGTAGCTAATATGATCTAG
- a CDS encoding amino acid ABC transporter permease, translated as MKKRVTSLDILLLAVIIGVLSALSYHLVSKLNYHWNWSVIPNYIYRYDQVTGHIKAGQLTQGLLVTLRLSVWSILFALIIGTVMGILRVSPRPLFRMISSTYVGLIRNIPPLVLIFIFYFFLGDQLMSLTGITDLSYSMEDKDFPLLTFLFGPIEQLPAFLSGVLTMSLFEGAYITEIVRAGIEAVPNEQWEASKALGFNRPKQLIHIVLPQAFSQSLPTLAGQFISTIKDSSIVSVISIQELTFAGQELMSATYRTFEIWSVVIILYFLLTFPCSIGVRALEKRMNRHKQD; from the coding sequence ATGAAAAAAAGGGTAACATCCCTTGATATACTGCTACTTGCAGTTATCATTGGGGTGTTATCCGCTCTTTCCTATCATTTAGTTTCAAAGCTTAATTATCATTGGAATTGGTCAGTAATACCTAATTATATCTATAGATATGATCAGGTTACGGGCCATATAAAAGCAGGGCAGCTCACTCAGGGACTCTTGGTGACGCTGCGTCTTTCCGTATGGTCAATTTTGTTTGCACTGATAATAGGCACTGTCATGGGTATTTTAAGAGTAAGTCCGCGCCCTCTTTTTCGTATGATATCCAGCACGTACGTGGGGCTTATTCGAAATATTCCACCCCTTGTTCTTATCTTTATTTTTTATTTCTTTCTTGGCGACCAATTGATGAGCCTGACTGGTATTACGGATCTATCCTATTCCATGGAAGATAAAGACTTTCCACTTCTAACATTCTTATTCGGTCCTATCGAACAATTACCCGCGTTTCTATCCGGAGTGCTAACTATGTCCCTATTCGAAGGGGCCTATATAACAGAGATTGTAAGAGCCGGCATAGAGGCGGTTCCGAATGAGCAATGGGAAGCATCAAAGGCGCTAGGTTTCAACCGTCCCAAGCAATTGATTCATATCGTTTTGCCACAAGCTTTTTCGCAGTCTTTGCCTACTTTGGCGGGGCAGTTTATTTCTACTATTAAAGATTCGTCCATTGTTTCGGTCATTTCGATACAAGAGCTTACATTTGCCGGACAAGAACTCATGTCTGCGACTTACCGTACATTTGAAATATGGTCGGTTGTGATTATTCTCTATTTCTTGCTGACGTTCCCATGTTCAATAGGCGTCAGAGCTTTGGAAAAAAGGATGAACCGTCATAAGCAGGATTAA
- a CDS encoding 3'-5' exoribonuclease YhaM family protein, with protein MSQKTTYITDIIKGQRVRDIFLISDAQIRESKNGPFWNLRLQDKTGAVEAKIWSPLSQSFTNLDAGMFVVAGGMVGSFRDQPQITIEQLEILDPESYKLEISDFLPSSPERPEDMMQELDYMVAEHMNHNPWKKFCRKVLKDEEIHKRLLFATGAKVVHHAYVGGLLEHTLAVAKLCMSICDNYPEVDRQVVLAAAIFHDLGKAWELSGGLKNDYTDEGRLLGHIHIGVEVLEPFLKKAKDLDDNLKLHFKHLILSHHGEYEYGAPKRPKTPEAFILHFADNLDAKMNTIFAELDKIEGAESNWTPYQRFLERYLFRSQKSPDENNLQSDIKKKGGQCSLPLKV; from the coding sequence GTGTCACAAAAAACTACATATATTACAGATATTATTAAGGGGCAAAGAGTCAGAGATATTTTCTTGATTTCTGACGCCCAAATTAGAGAATCTAAGAATGGACCATTCTGGAATCTACGTTTGCAGGATAAAACTGGAGCGGTTGAAGCCAAAATATGGAGCCCGTTAAGTCAATCTTTTACAAATCTTGACGCGGGAATGTTTGTCGTTGCTGGAGGAATGGTAGGATCTTTTAGAGATCAGCCGCAGATAACAATAGAGCAACTTGAAATTCTTGATCCAGAATCATATAAACTAGAAATATCGGATTTTCTTCCTTCTAGTCCTGAGCGACCTGAAGATATGATGCAGGAACTTGATTACATGGTTGCTGAACATATGAATCATAATCCATGGAAAAAGTTTTGTAGAAAAGTCCTTAAGGATGAAGAAATCCATAAGCGTCTTCTCTTTGCTACAGGTGCAAAGGTTGTACACCATGCATATGTCGGCGGATTGTTAGAACATACGCTTGCAGTTGCTAAGCTGTGCATGTCCATATGTGATAACTATCCAGAAGTTGACCGTCAGGTTGTACTCGCTGCAGCTATTTTTCACGATTTAGGTAAGGCTTGGGAGTTGTCTGGAGGCTTAAAAAATGACTATACAGACGAAGGTCGTTTACTCGGACACATTCATATAGGTGTAGAAGTGCTTGAACCTTTCTTAAAGAAAGCTAAAGATCTCGACGACAACTTAAAGCTTCACTTTAAACATTTGATATTGTCTCATCATGGGGAATATGAGTATGGTGCACCCAAGCGTCCCAAAACACCTGAAGCATTTATCTTACATTTTGCAGATAACTTAGATGCCAAGATGAACACAATTTTTGCTGAACTTGATAAAATTGAAGGGGCTGAAAGCAACTGGACACCATACCAGCGTTTTCTTGAAAGGTACTTATTCAGGTCACAAAAGTCACCTGATGAAAATAATCTTCAATCAGACATCAAAAAAAAGGGGGGTCAATGTTCATTACCTTTGAAGGTATAG
- a CDS encoding hydrogenase small subunit, protein MKFSVGLGKEGAEQRLEQNGVSRRDFMKFCATTAAIMGMGPAYATEVAAALTQKRRPSVVYLHMAECTGCSEAVLRTVSPYIDALILDTISLDYHETIMAAAGHAAEEALHDAINAPEGFICVIEGGVPTAHEGVMGKVAGKTMLDICKEIVPKAMATICIGTCACYGGVQAAAPNPSQAMGVSEALGGVTTVNLPGCPTNPFNFVGAVVHFLTKGVPELDSDGRPTLFYGESVHDNCPRLKHFEADEFAPSFSSEEARKGYCLYELGCKGPDTYNNCPKVKFNQTNWPIEAGHPCIGCSEPDFWDAMSPFYEQG, encoded by the coding sequence ATGAAATTCTCTGTGGGACTTGGAAAAGAAGGAGCGGAGCAACGCCTGGAGCAGAATGGCGTATCACGCCGTGACTTTATGAAGTTCTGCGCAACGACTGCCGCTATTATGGGAATGGGACCTGCTTATGCTACTGAAGTAGCTGCTGCTCTTACCCAGAAAAGGCGTCCGTCTGTTGTCTATCTGCACATGGCCGAATGTACCGGCTGTTCAGAGGCTGTTCTTCGTACTGTTTCTCCTTACATCGATGCTTTGATTCTCGACACGATTTCTCTTGATTACCATGAAACTATCATGGCTGCGGCAGGACATGCTGCTGAAGAAGCTTTGCATGATGCTATAAACGCTCCTGAAGGCTTTATCTGTGTTATTGAAGGTGGAGTACCTACTGCTCACGAAGGGGTAATGGGGAAAGTTGCCGGAAAAACAATGCTTGATATTTGTAAGGAAATTGTTCCTAAAGCAATGGCTACCATCTGTATCGGTACTTGTGCCTGTTACGGTGGTGTTCAGGCTGCGGCGCCGAATCCATCTCAGGCAATGGGCGTAAGTGAAGCACTTGGTGGAGTTACGACCGTAAATCTACCTGGTTGCCCGACTAACCCATTCAATTTTGTTGGCGCAGTTGTTCACTTCCTTACTAAGGGTGTTCCTGAACTTGATAGTGACGGTCGTCCGACTCTCTTCTATGGCGAGTCTGTTCATGACAATTGCCCAAGACTTAAGCATTTTGAAGCTGACGAATTTGCACCATCTTTCAGTTCCGAAGAAGCTAGAAAGGGCTACTGCCTTTACGAGCTAGGTTGTAAGGGACCGGATACATACAACAACTGTCCAAAAGTCAAGTTTAATCAGACCAACTGGCCTATTGAAGCTGGACATCCGTGCATCGGTTGTAGTGAGCCAGACTTCTGGGATGCAATGAGCCCGTTCTACGAGCAGGGTTAG
- a CDS encoding transporter substrate-binding domain-containing protein, translated as MTLWRTVNVGLAAVIMIMGISTAVWAGNVRQSLAQESAIETIQKKQILRVGFSTFKPWAMKDKNGEFIGFEIDVARRLAKDMGVKVRFIPTKWDGIIPALLTGKFDIIIGGMGITPKRNLKVNFSDPYEFTGMSIIASKSAASGKTSLKDFNTDSTKVSVRLGTTAEKAAKNFLPNAKILKFSDEAASIQELLNGKVDCLIASNPLPANLAQKYPEKLYLPLKDDFTKEPIGFAVRKGDPDFLNYLNNWIKVTNSEGWLESRFNYWFNTKEWESQVE; from the coding sequence ATGACTTTATGGAGAACCGTTAATGTCGGTCTCGCAGCTGTAATCATGATCATGGGGATCTCTACAGCCGTCTGGGCCGGTAACGTAAGACAAAGTTTGGCGCAGGAAAGTGCTATTGAAACTATTCAAAAAAAACAAATATTACGTGTTGGATTTTCAACATTCAAGCCGTGGGCAATGAAAGATAAAAACGGCGAATTTATCGGCTTTGAAATAGATGTCGCTAGACGCCTTGCAAAAGATATGGGCGTAAAAGTTAGATTCATCCCGACTAAATGGGATGGCATCATTCCCGCTTTGTTAACAGGAAAATTCGATATAATTATCGGCGGAATGGGCATTACCCCTAAACGCAATCTCAAGGTCAATTTCTCTGACCCTTACGAATTTACCGGAATGTCCATTATTGCCAGCAAGTCTGCTGCTAGTGGAAAAACATCCCTTAAAGATTTCAACACAGATTCAACAAAAGTTTCTGTCCGTCTCGGCACAACTGCTGAGAAGGCAGCCAAAAACTTTTTACCAAATGCTAAAATCTTGAAATTCAGCGATGAAGCTGCATCCATTCAGGAACTGCTAAATGGTAAAGTTGATTGCTTGATTGCATCTAACCCGCTCCCTGCAAATCTTGCTCAGAAATATCCTGAGAAGTTGTACCTACCTCTCAAAGATGATTTCACCAAAGAGCCTATCGGCTTTGCTGTAAGAAAAGGTGATCCTGACTTTCTTAATTACCTCAATAACTGGATCAAAGTCACCAATTCTGAAGGTTGGCTTGAATCCCGCTTTAACTACTGGTTCAATACCAAAGAATGGGAATCACAGGTCGAGTAA
- a CDS encoding amino acid ABC transporter permease, whose amino-acid sequence MFGNKSFRENYSSNKTFVLDLIIFIFLMVVVSLFLYEGSEKLGYNWQWFRVPSFIFTYDNDVFVPGLLLEGLMVTLKITGLAFVLTFIIGLGTAILSLSQSFVGNSIARVYLEVIRNTPLLIQLFFMYFVVSPIFDISGFWAAVIALSLFEGAYASEIFRSGITSIDKGQWEAAYSLGGNTKFAYLNIILPQAIPRIAPPLAGQAIALVKDSALVSTVAIYDLTMQGQSIISETFLTFEVWFTVAAAYLVVTLLLSWTLDRLASRFKSAW is encoded by the coding sequence ATGTTTGGAAATAAATCATTTAGAGAAAATTACTCTTCAAATAAAACGTTCGTTTTAGACCTCATTATTTTTATTTTTTTAATGGTTGTTGTAAGCTTGTTTTTGTATGAAGGGTCAGAAAAGTTAGGTTACAACTGGCAATGGTTCAGAGTGCCCTCTTTCATATTTACCTATGACAACGATGTTTTTGTTCCCGGCCTTCTGCTCGAAGGGCTAATGGTTACATTAAAGATTACGGGCCTTGCTTTTGTTCTTACATTTATCATAGGACTCGGAACGGCTATATTGAGTCTATCTCAGTCGTTTGTCGGGAACAGTATTGCTCGTGTGTACCTTGAAGTTATTCGCAATACTCCACTGCTCATTCAGCTGTTTTTTATGTATTTTGTTGTTTCTCCCATATTTGATATCAGCGGATTCTGGGCAGCAGTCATTGCTTTGTCTCTTTTTGAGGGCGCCTATGCTTCTGAAATTTTCAGGTCAGGGATTACGTCAATAGATAAAGGCCAATGGGAAGCGGCATATAGCCTTGGGGGGAACACGAAATTTGCCTATCTAAATATTATTCTGCCACAGGCAATACCGCGCATAGCTCCTCCACTTGCAGGGCAAGCTATAGCACTTGTAAAGGATTCCGCTCTCGTTAGTACTGTCGCCATTTACGACCTGACTATGCAGGGTCAATCTATTATTTCTGAAACTTTTTTGACGTTTGAAGTTTGGTTTACTGTTGCGGCCGCGTATCTGGTTGTAACCCTTTTGCTTTCATGGACATTGGACCGACTTGCGAGCCGTTTTAAGAGTGCATGGTAA